The Odocoileus virginianus isolate 20LAN1187 ecotype Illinois chromosome 2, Ovbor_1.2, whole genome shotgun sequence genomic interval ggcctggcaggctacagtctgtggagttgcagagttggacatgacttcgcGACTGAAGAAAGTCAAGGAAGGGATGAGGGCATATAGAAGGCATGTTTCCACCAGGGAACATAGTGATGGTCTGTTGAATTGGAATCTGAGGCTTTTTTCTGGACATTTTGTCTTTCCATCATGCTGAGTCAACAGCCAGAGAAGGGGTCTGGGTGGGGCTACTGATAACAATGATCGAAATAGAGGTTGCAACTACATGATAGTGGAAGGAGGACTGTGTTAAGAACTTAAGATGTTCCCTTGGAGCTTCTTATTAGACAGTTCATGAGAAAACCAACAATCCAGTAAAGACCcactaaagagtcagataccagaCAACAAGGGTATAAAGCCACCACTCTAGGTAAAGAACCATATATAGCTGAGCTTCCAACAGAGGGCAAGGAACATGAAATTGGTgatagaaggaagaaatgataaaTGTGAATTTGACTCTGTAACCAGCTACAAAAATGAAGACTGCCACAGGCCTgcacatttttcttatatttatattacaaataGAAACttaatatatatagttatatacaaATGTATGTCTTTATATGTTAACcaaaggaaatgtcaatccactccaatattcttgcctgggaaatttcatggacagagaagactggtgggctatagtccatggggttgcaaagagtcagatgtgactgagtgactagcacacacacagttattttccctatttctttcttCTACAATTTCTTTGTTAATGAGGAgtggttatttcttttctttccaatttatATCAGAGTTCACCAAACTGAAGAGTCATGCACCATTCTGAGGGAGGAGACCTCATATTATCTGGGTTCTTGAACATGGGGAGAGAAATAATGTCAGATAGTAATTTGTGTTTCACTTTTTGAGAAGAAAGTGATTCTTTACTTGTACAAAAGTTAGTTGAATTCTGCAAAGTGGAAACATAAAGTTGTTTTATGAGAGTTAGGTATGGGTGGAAGGATGAGTATGGCCGTTTCAAGGCAGAATGGGTGGGTTGTGGTAGCCATCTGTCTGTCAACTTTTGGgtctctcatttttctcatctgcccAATGCAGCAGTGACTAAAAATCCTCTTTGTTGTTTCATCTCATGCCAGGCAGCTCATACTAGGTTCTAACTCTTTCTGGACatcctacaatttttttttcttcagtcccAGGAGGGCTACTGTCTTCActgaatgaatatatacatataatttaaaagtctacagataacaaatgctggagagaggtgaaagaaaaggaaccctcctatactaTTGGTGGAGATGTAAGTTGTTGCAGCAgctatgcagaacagtatggaaggtctttaagaaactgaaaatagagttaccgtatgacccagtaatcccactcatgggcatatatctggagaaaactctaattcataaagatatatgcacccagtATTCATAGTAACACTAGTtccaatagctaagacatggaaacaacctgagtgtccattgacagatgaatggataaacaagatacatatatacatatatatcttattttctcCTCAACTCTTTTATCACTTATATACATCCAATCCCCTGTGTTAAATTCCCACTGTTTGAAATACCTGGAACAGTAGTTCTATTTTCCTAACTAGACCCTGACAATTGATAAAacgtgtatgcatgcatgcatgtgtgcatttatgtgatataagttcagttcagttcagttctgtcactcagtcatgtctgactctttgcgaccccatgaatcacagcatgccaggcctccctgtccatcgccagctcctggagtttactcaaactcatttccattgagtcagtgatgccatccagccatctcatcctctgtcatccccttctcctcctgcccccaatccctcccagcatcagggtcttttccgatgagtcaagatataagttaatttatataaaataatatataagcatatatgcacaggcacacatacatgtgtgtgtatataatcatGTGGTgggtatataaatgcatataaagaaaatattgagtGATAGGTTTTCAAAGGGAGAGTATAGGAAGACTTTCAGTTTTCtctctatatttaaaatttccttattAGTTTTTACAACAGATAACTTTGTAGTTTTAAAACACATTCTGAACTTATGGCTGTAGGTGGGAAGGAAGGgcagaagggatagttagggaatttgggatggacatgtacactctgctatattaaacatagataatcaacaagaacctactgtatagcacatggaactctgctcaatgttatgtggaagcctggatgggaggggagtttgggagagaatagATACATCCAtttgtatgactgagtcccttcatgttcacctgaaactatcgcaacattgttaataggctacaccccaatacaaactaaaaagttaaaaaaaaaaacttcttttttaataacCCAATTTTCTAAGTAACTGTCTGCCCATCTGGTGGCAGCTTTAATGTCCTCAAAATTTTACATAAAGAGTAGATTAGTATAGTTGCACTGATTTCCCTTATCCATACCCATAGATTATCCCTTTCCTTAagcaatataagaaatatatatctaGCTGGATCAGTGAAAAtgtttcagatttcattttctcctgaCAGATTCTATTTTGTCCAAtgtgatacaaaaaaaaatactttctcaaAATTCACACAAGATATGAGAACACTATATTTCCATCTGATGTCAATATATTCATTCTGTAACTGCTATATCCTATACTTTATGATTCAAAAAGAAAGGTGAGGAAAAGTATGAATATAACTGTGTTGGTGAATTTGTCATTTTACTAGTGATTATTTTTATGGTGCTAAAATTTGTCAAGTACTAATTTTTTGAAGACAAGacaaaatgatgcttttaaattcAGCAACACCAAGGAAGGGCTATAAAATTACACTGACTGTCTAAGAAAGTCATAATTTTTAATAGCCCAATAGAGTTTGAAAGTGCCATTCTTAATACTATTAGATCCAAACTCATCCCAGCAGTATTCCGGTGACAAGATTTTAGTGGGtttatggaggaaaaaatatttgttcaagTGACTTTCATCATGCCACACTGCCtcaatgttatttttcttatcGTTCATGATTCCTCTGAAGCACTCCCTAGCAATATTGAGAACCTGAATAGGAGTACCACCAAAGACAGCAGCATGATAATAAAAGTCCCCCTTACCAATAGGTATATATGCTTCTGATGACTGACTCCTCTCATAAGGTAACTCTGAAGGACTTGCCTTATACCAATGAGCATGTAACTGACCTACTGACTCCCCCAGAGTCTCCAGTCCATATTTTTTTACAAAGATTTGATCCACATCCATGCAAAAGAGGAAGTCAACTTCATATTGGATGTGATCCACAACATGTTCACTGATGATCTTCATGCGCATCATACTGAtgtcttgccatctcttctctcgctttatttgaaaaattttcagCATTCGGAGGGGAGCCAGCTCTACCCAGGGCACCTGAGAGAAGTCATCTACCAGGATGTAAATGATGACTTTCTGGCCAACCATAAAATATTTGTCAGCTGATGttataaatgtatacaaataacGGTCTGTGTATCTGTGAAGTAAATAAGAAGCAATTAAGTTTATCTTCTTGTATGTTAGTGAAACACATACTATTTAAATTACACTTACTGTAGTTTTCTCGAAAATGCTACTAAGGAACCAAACATTAGATATGCTTCTTGAGTTGTATTTAAGTAGTGTAAAAGTGAAATTGTCTGCCTTTCCTCTCCCTGGTGAGGTTTTATGGATCATAGGAGAAAAGAGGAATTTCTCATGAGAGGGAATGAAACTTGGTGAGATCAGAAAACTGAACCGTGCCCAGCACAAAACAAAAGCCTGAGTTTTCAGGGTTATCAGAGCAGTTGGGACTTGTTTTAGAGATTGTAGGCAGGAAAGGTCATAGGTCATTGCAAGGGCAGTTATTGATGCCTGTGGCTTACTTAGAGTAGTTAATTATGCATAAAAAGTCAGAGGTGACATGCTTTGTATCCACTGTCAGCACTGGGTTTCTTATTTTGCCCTATGCCCTTTAATATGCTGCTAAGATTGCTGGACTGAAGGCAAACTTTCTCATTTCCAATCTCTCCAGCCAGTTAAGGATTCTTGTAGTAATAAATGGCCTCAGgtgaattcaaaaaagaaaaggtaatatATGTGACTAGTTCAAATGATGTTTATATGATCATCAGAAATAAGTTCTGGATATTGATCAGAGCCTTAAGAAATACAACAGATGGAGTCAGGAGAAAACTCTCTAGTTTGGAGTATCTAAAATTATTAGGTACATTATGGAAAAATAtcacttaaaatattatattgagCTGGAAGCTAGCAACTCAAATCCAAAGTccatatttatctatatttcttttaTGGTTAGTGCTTTTGTGTCATACTTAAGGAATCTTTGCCCCCTCAAAGTAGTGAAAATGTTCTCCTATGTGTTTTTCTAGTAGCTTTATTGTCCCATCTTTCATATTTAAGTCTATTATCCATttgggttaatttttgtgtgtgatgtgatATGGGGCTTTTTGCATCAGTCTCTGACTACTGATACTGATGTTATCGGCTAGGAGTGCCTGGGGGCACTCGCTGGAGTCCCTACTACTTCTGGTAAGACATCCCTACTTCCCACCAGACATCACCAGAGCCTACGTTATGGCTGGACCAGTCTTTGTCATTCTTACTATAATTTCAAGGAGCACCTCAACAACAACCATAAGGAACTTTGAGAAAATAAGCTTTATTAATCACAAATCCTAGAGGATACGTGGCATGCCTGGGGCCACACAGTGAGGTCACAAGTTGGAGGtggtaggagagagagagaaacacgaAGGACCTAGGGTTCTGCCTTTACTGGGTTGAGGGTGGGGTGCCTAGGGTTTTGCGAGTTCACTCTATtgacaaattttaaatgtaaaagcgGAAGTTAAAGCAAGAGAGGGGGAAAAACGGGGTCATGCTAGTGGTCATTTATGTAGATCAGATCACTCAGGACTTTCTAAAAGGAAGATTTCATGGGTAGGGTGACTTGGCTCTTTATCTAAATGTTTAGCTAGTAAGCAATATTTTCATTTGAGATGGATGTCTTTAAAGTGGATATctcaggggattccctggtggtgcagtggttaggactctgcccttttATGGCACAGGGCCCAAGTttcctccctggtcagggaactaagatcccacaagctgtacaGTGCggccaatgaaaaataaatacaatggatGTCTCAGCAATCAATCCAAAGCTTAATATCAGgcatttacaattaaaaaaaaacttactttcaCTACAATggcaaacattttttcccccaatttttaaaatactttctatgTTGGAATGCTATTAGACTTACTACACTGGATCTTAGCAAGGCctgcttcccagttggtgctagtggtaaagaacctgcctgccaatacaggagacttaagagatgttgGTTCagtcctggattgggaagatcccctggagaaagaaatggcaacccactccagtactcttgcctggaaaatcccatggacagaggagcctggcaggctacagtccatagggtcgcaatgagtcagacacaactgaagcgacttagcatagcattagatttacagaaaagttgcagatATATTACAGAGTTCCCACATATGCTCTACCCACCTTCCCCTAATAGTAATATATTATATAACCAtagtacatttgtcaaaactaggAAATTATCAGTGGTAAAATACTATTAGCTAAATCACAGAGTTTATGTGATTTTCACCAGTTTCTTCCCTAATGACTTTTTCAGTTTCCAGGATCCAATCCAGAACACACACTGCATTCAGTCACTAGTCTCTTCTAGTCTCCCTAGTCTCTTCCATTCTGTCAATCTCTCTTCTTGTTGGGTCATGACCCTGACCACGTATTTTGTAAAATAGCCTTCAGTCTGGGTTTCTCTGATTTTTCCTTAGGTGAAGTTAATTTTAAGCAGTCAGACTTATCAGGCTCTTCCTTTATGATTAGTAGTTTCCATGTCTTGATTAAGAAATTCTTTTCTATCCTGAGTTCATGACGATATAGTTTGTCTTTTAACTACTGGTCTTCAAACTACCTAGTAATTGATGTTTGTATGTTTGTACATGATATGCTATAGAAGtacaatttcagttttcctgTGTTGACATTGATTTTCTCCAACATCATTTATGAAAGTCTTTCCCTACAGGTCTACAGTGCTATTGCCAATGAATAGAAAGTCTTCAATATTTGCatggtatttttctgttttattttattggcttAATTGTTCATTCCTGTAGCAGATATTCATGTTGAAAATTTCCGTATAGACACTTTAAATCGATCCTCCTAGTTTCAGCCCCACCTATACTCCTCTAATTTCAGAGGAAATTGATGCCATTTATTCCTGAGCTTTCAGAGGTTCTTTAAAAGAGAGTGGGGGGTTCATGGTGAGGTTAATGAAGCTGTGGTTTCAGCGCCCCTTCCCTTATACAGTACCCTTCCAAGACTCTGTGTTCTATTCAGGAGGGTGTAGGGAGGAATCAGAAACTCCATCTGTGTCCTGAAGGTAGAAGCACTGCCCCAGAATGTGTTCACTCCCCAGGATCTTGTTACAGATCCTGGGGCAGCAACTTGAAGAGACCACAGTGAGTTCGGGAGGAGATCATGGGAAACTTCTTCAGTAAGGAGtcttccctcccttttccctttcttcctctttctgtgttctttttattaaacaataaattaCTATCAATATTTAATAGCAAGTTGCTATAAAGCTTATAACTTTATCATTTTAATGAGTGATAAGTATTGTTCAACTTAATACTTTTTCGTACTCTTTTTGGTATGATTTTTATATCAAGGCAGCATTTGCTTCATAAAAtgatttctagtttcttttcCGAAAAAGATTGTGTAGAAttgatgttaatttttctttaaatatttggtagaattctctgATGAAACTATCTCCGCCTAAggactttgaaaatgaaagtcctttctttgtgaccccatggactatatacagcccatggaattctccaggccagaatactggagtgggtagctgttcccttctcggGATtatcccaacccggggatcaaacccaggtctcccgcattgcaagcagattctttaccagctgagccaccagggaagcccctttggggGTTTTGAAAATTATGAATTCTATTTCCTCAGTAGTTATAGGGTTATTAAAATGATCTGTTTCATGTTGGGTGAGTTGTGgttgtttgtgctttttaagGTCCATTTCCTCTAAGTTGTCAGATATGTAGAGAATTTTTATAGTGTTTCCTTATTATCCTTTTAAAGTCTACAAGGTCTAAGGTGATATATGCTGTTTCTTTCCTGATATTTgtaatttgcattaatttttttcttggctaGTCTTCCTGGGTGATTATGGATTTTattgggttttttcccccccaaagaaCCACatatttgtttcattgatttttctctgagacttttctgttttcaatttcatggaTTTCTGCTCTCACCTTTATTACTTccttatttctgctttcttctgttttattttgttctacttTTTCTAAATTCTTGAGGTAGATTATTGATAATCTcccattttctaaaataaaacacttgAATATAAAGGTCATTCAGCAATACCTACCTTCCCACAGCAAACACAGTCAACCCCACGGTAATTTTATGACTTGCATAGTAATTTTCCAGCACCACTTCATCATAAGTGCCATGCCACACAACTGGAGCTGCCCAGCTGGTAGTTACGTTTGAGCGATTTACAGCACTGTAAGGAAGATATAAGAATTATGAGCAaagtactttttaataaaattctagtAGATATTGCTAATGTATAAAGCCTATGTCTGATTGCAGCGTTTCCTTATTTCTAACCCAGAGCCTTGATGGCATGATAAACTGAAGAAACAGTTTATCAGAAAtggctcagttcaattcagtacagtcgctcagtcgagtctgactctttgcaaccccatgaaccacagcacaccaggcctccctctccatcaccagctcctggagtttacccaaactcatgtccattgagtcggtgatgtcatccaaccatctcatcctctgttgtccccttctcctcctgccttcactctttcccagcatcagggtcttttccaacgagtcaactcttcccatcaggtggtcaaagtattggagtttcagcttcaacatcagtccttccagtgaacacccaggactgatctccttcaggatggactggatggatctccttgcagtccaagggactgtcaatagtcttctccaataccacagttcaaaagcatcagttcttaggtgctcagctttctttatagtccaactctcacatccatacatgaccactggaaaatccatagccttgactagacggacctttgttgacaaagtaatgtccctgctttttaatatgctgtctaggttggtcataactttcctttcaaggggtaagcatcttttaatttcatggctgcatcatgAGGGTTAGATCATTACAAAAGTACATGTACTGATTATATTGTTATTCCAAGATCTTTGAGGATGCATAGTTGAAATGTCACCCAAAGCCTAAAATAACAATTTCTCTTACAGTTGGATAAGATCTACCGTCTTAAGCTTTGGACATTGATTCTTTTCagcagcaatatttttaaaaatgaacttcccAGTTTTCATAATCTGAAATGCTGCCAGTGTTAATATTGTTGCATACTGTCAGAATCAACTTTGTCAGAACTTTGGAAGATAGCCAAATATTTAGAGCAACCAAGCAAAAgttatctcaaaaagaaaaaaaaaaaaaaagactcaatatGGTAGGACTACAAAAACTCTGACATATTTTAACCCAGCCTTGCACCAACTCTCTTCCTAGTATAACAGTGGTATTGAAAAGACAAAACCATATTATGTTCTCAGTGTGGGTATCTGATTCAGCGGGGAGAAGAGTGGATCTAATTCCCAGGGattgtgtttatctttttaacCTATCTGAGAGTTCCTTGAAGGATTGACTCATAGTGCTTTTTTTCTTATACTTAACATTCTTTAAGAATTGAAGGGGAGGatattccttggaaaaaaaaaattgtaaaagaacAAGCCCCTTCCACCTGAGTCAAAAGATTTCAGTTAAAATAGACACTATATATGTTGAAAGCCTGGGGAGGAAACATTTGAAAGACTGTTCTTTGGGAAGTAAGGGCTTTGACAAGATCCCATGTGTCAAtcagacacacacagaacaaGGAACTGAGAAATCCATGCACATGTTCAGGGCAGAATGAATGTTCAGAAAAGATCTGTGAAGATCTGAGGCTTTCACCCCTGACTGATATTTAGGTTCAGTGCACACAAGAAGTGAACGCTAGGGCAGAGTTAAACAACTGGGCTGTGCTGAAGGAGGGCCCAAATAGAGAGCCAGTCTTTAAAGGATGCaagtgttttcttctgttttattttcctttcttctctgtttttttcttcttctccttctcctcctccttcatttcctcttcctcctccttctgccctctaaCACCACCCTCTCTCAGGTTTTAGGCACTTTAAGGAAATCTCTGTCAAACAACTCGCTGGCCACAAACTAAGGGTAGCTCAGAGACTTCTGAGACCAAACAAGACAAAGaatacagtctttaaaaaaataatttagaaaaaccaCTTACAaacaaccataaaaaaagaaagatctcacATTAATAACCTCAGCTTCCACCTTAAGGGGTAAAGggggaaaactagaaaaaaatggaaaaacaaaaccaaacaaacaataGCAAATAAGAACAGTGAACTTTGAGGAGGCAAAACTATCTGATTTTCAGAGAATCTATATTATAACACTCAAAATGTCTAGTTTTTAACCAAAATTTAAGAGTGATCAAATGAAGAAGAATGTACAGCCCATTCACAGGAAAACAAATTAATGAGAACTGTCTAGACATTGACCAAGTTTTTCTAAGAAGACTTTAAATCAATCATTTGAAATATGCTTAAAGTGCTAAAGGAAGCCATggacaaagaactaaaggaaaccaGAAGAACATTGTCTCAACAAATAGAGAATACTACTAAAGATAcaaattacaaaaacaaatgaaatagaaatactgAAGTTGAGAAGTGTAtagctgaaaggaaaaaattcacTTTAGGATGTCAACAGAAGATTTGACCAGGCAAAAGAACAAAtcagacacacacaaaatgctTCATCCAACAACAGTATACATGTCCTTCTCAaatacacatggaatattctccagtaTAAATCTCATGTTAGACCATAAGACAAATCTCAATAAACTTAAAGTGACTGGAAACATACAAACTATCTTTTCCAATGAtaatggaatgaaattagaaatcagtaacagataTAAGTCTAGAACATTCATAAACAcctggaaattaaacaacacacctAGGCAACCAAtgtgccaaaggaaaaaaatcataagggaaaaaaaacaaaaacaaaaaactccaaaatcatgaggaaattagaaaataaattgagataaataaaaatgaaaacacaacatgcTAAAACTTATgggagacagaaaatcagtaCTCAGAAGGAAATGTATAGCTGTAAACATCTATATTTAAGTAAAGGAAGATCTCATATTAGTAATCTCACATTCTaccttaaggggaaaaaaggggaaaactggaaaaaagggggaaaaacaaaaccaaagccaacaaaaggaagaaataataaagactgGAGTAGAAAGAACTGAATAGAGAAAAAAGATGATagaatcaatgaaaccaaaagtcagttctttgcaaagaTTAATGAAATTGGCATACCTTTAATTAAACTGACCAGGAAAAAATCAGAGATGACTCAAATTATTAAATCAAGAACGGAAATGGGGACATTATTATAGACCTTAtagatgaaatggataaatttctagaaacacacaAACTACTAAAACTGGTTCAAGAAGAACTAGAAAATCCTATAGACCTATAACAAGGAAAGGTAATTGAAAATCTCCTAACAAAGAAAGCCCATGATCAGATGGTTTAActgttgaattctaccaaacacttaaAGAATTAACACCAACTATATTTTCAAAGTCTTCCAAAGAAATAGAACTTTAAAACTCATTCTGCGAGGCCAATATTACTTTGATGCCAAAGCCAAATAAAGACATCTCAAgatcaacatcactagtcattaaagaaatgtaaatcagaaCTATAGCAAGATATTTCACACACACTAGAGGCCGTAacataagcaaaaacaaacacaccctcagcaaaacaaaaaatagcaagtgttggaaaggatgtagagaaattgaaaCACTCATACATTGTTGATGGGAACATAAAAGGATGCAACTGTATGGAAAAGAGTTTGGTGGTTTCTCAAAAAGTttaacatagaattaccatgtaCCCAGTAAACCCACTTATAGATATATACCCAAGGGAACTGAAAGTATGATTTCAAAttaaaacttgtacatgaatgtttatagcaccATTACttataatagccccaaagtggaaacgaCTCAATGTCCATTTACTGGTGAATGGATGTGTGGCATGTCCATACCATGGCGTactactcagctatgaaaaggaatgaaatactgatatatgctacagtatagatgaatcttgaaaacatgcaAAGTGAAGAagtcagacattaaaaaaataacaaaacatccTAGGCTCCATTCataggaaatgtccagaataggcaagtcCAGAGAGATGGAAAGCAGATT includes:
- the LOC110139377 gene encoding N-acetyllactosaminide alpha-1,3-galactosyltransferase-like isoform X2, whose amino-acid sequence is MRYQRKTIQLLLFLLFLWTFQRMFHFSAVNRSNVTTSWAAPVVWHGTYDEVVLENYYASHKITVGLTVFAVGRYTDRYLYTFITSADKYFMVGQKVIIYILVDDFSQVPWVELAPLRMLKIFQIKREKRWQDISMMRMKIISEHVVDHIQYEVDFLFCMDVDQIFVKKYGLETLGESVGQLHAHWYKASPSELPYERSQSSEAYIPIGKGDFYYHAAVFGGTPIQVLNIARECFRGIMNDKKNNIEAVWHDESHLNKYFFLHKPTKILSPEYCWDEFGSNSIKNGTFKLYWAIKNYDFLRQSV
- the LOC110139377 gene encoding N-acetyllactosaminide alpha-1,3-galactosyltransferase-like isoform X1, which codes for MRYQRKTIQLLLFLLFLWTFQRMFHFSTKKLQRMYQCWSVNTQTEELKLSDWFFPNAVNRSNVTTSWAAPVVWHGTYDEVVLENYYASHKITVGLTVFAVGRYTDRYLYTFITSADKYFMVGQKVIIYILVDDFSQVPWVELAPLRMLKIFQIKREKRWQDISMMRMKIISEHVVDHIQYEVDFLFCMDVDQIFVKKYGLETLGESVGQLHAHWYKASPSELPYERSQSSEAYIPIGKGDFYYHAAVFGGTPIQVLNIARECFRGIMNDKKNNIEAVWHDESHLNKYFFLHKPTKILSPEYCWDEFGSNSIKNGTFKLYWAIKNYDFLRQSV